In the genome of Fusobacterium necrogenes, one region contains:
- a CDS encoding nitroreductase family protein has product MNFLSRRSIRKYQNREIEKEIIEELMKTAVVSPSGRNGRPYEFIVITDKEKIKKLAYSKENGAQFAENAPLMILTIWHEHPTGEDDACIASTIIQLKAHELGLGSCWIQTKGRFDANGKSCHDNIKKILNIPDDIYISNLIALGYPAEEKPAYTEKDMNMNKVHYNKW; this is encoded by the coding sequence ATGAATTTTTTATCAAGAAGAAGTATCAGAAAGTATCAGAATAGAGAAATTGAAAAAGAAATTATTGAAGAACTGATGAAAACTGCGGTTGTATCACCAAGTGGTAGAAATGGAAGACCTTACGAATTTATTGTTATTACGGATAAAGAAAAAATAAAAAAGTTAGCTTACTCTAAAGAAAATGGGGCTCAATTTGCTGAAAATGCTCCTCTTATGATATTGACAATATGGCATGAACATCCAACAGGAGAAGATGATGCTTGTATTGCTAGTACAATTATTCAATTAAAAGCTCATGAGTTAGGGCTTGGATCATGTTGGATACAAACTAAAGGAAGATTTGATGCTAATGGGAAATCTTGTCATGATAATATTAAAAAGATTTTAAATATACCTGATGATATATATATTAGTAATCTTATAGCATTAGGTTATCCAGCAGAAGAAAAGCCAGCTTATACAGAGAAAGATATGAATATGAATAAAGTACATTATAATAAATGGTAA
- the argB gene encoding acetylglutamate kinase, whose protein sequence is MRENLIVVKYGGNAMTNIEKKKEFLKDIAKLTKSGKKLIIVHGGGPEINNMLKKIGKESYFIQGNRVSDKEIVEIAEMVLAGKVNKGIVGELNNLGIKAVGLSGKDAGLIKAQKKYLNIDGNNIDVGFVGKITKINGNILKLLLGNGYLPVISTIGLDDNGNTYNINADYVAGEIAGKLKAEKLLFFTDVDGIYTNFEDKNTLINEIEKNEILKLIDSGNINGGMLPKVNACLETLDKGVSEVVILNGEIESIIDKYFSNEKVGTTIKG, encoded by the coding sequence GTGAGAGAAAATTTAATAGTTGTTAAATATGGTGGAAATGCTATGACAAATATAGAGAAAAAAAAGGAATTCCTTAAAGATATTGCTAAATTAACCAAAAGTGGAAAAAAGTTAATAATAGTACATGGTGGAGGACCTGAAATAAATAATATGCTAAAAAAAATAGGAAAAGAAAGCTATTTTATACAAGGAAATAGAGTAAGTGATAAAGAAATTGTAGAAATAGCAGAAATGGTATTAGCTGGAAAAGTCAATAAAGGAATTGTAGGAGAATTAAATAATCTAGGTATAAAAGCTGTTGGCTTAAGTGGAAAAGATGCTGGACTCATAAAAGCTCAAAAAAAATACTTAAACATAGATGGAAACAATATAGATGTAGGTTTTGTAGGAAAAATTACTAAAATAAATGGAAATATTTTAAAATTATTATTAGGAAATGGATACTTACCAGTTATATCTACTATTGGCTTAGATGATAATGGAAATACATATAATATAAATGCTGATTATGTAGCTGGAGAAATAGCTGGAAAATTAAAAGCAGAAAAGCTTTTATTTTTTACAGATGTAGATGGAATTTATACAAATTTTGAAGATAAAAATACATTGATTAACGAAATTGAAAAAAATGAGATTCTAAAACTTATAGATTCTGGAAATATAAATGGTGGAATGCTACCAAAAGTAAATGCTTGTTTAGAAACCTTAGATAAAGGAGTATCTGAAGTAGTTATTTTAAATGGAGAAATTGAAAGTATCATAGATAAATATTTTTCAAATGAAAAAGTTGGTACAACAATAAAAGGATAA
- a CDS encoding aspartate aminotransferase family protein yields MLLNVYSRLNVNFVSGNGVYLYDEKGEEYLDFISGIAVNCLGHAHPTISKALKEQGEKLIHISNLYYSEAQNKLMKKLLNASQFDSVFFCNSGTEANELAIKIARKYGNMISSEKTEIIYMKNSFHGRSTGSLAITGQKKYQDPFRPLIPNTVEVIFNDIDDLKKKMSEKTCAIILEPIQGEGGLKEVTPEFIKLAEELCKKYNSLLIFDEIQCGMGRTGTLFAHEQLGIIPDVVTIAKALGGGVPIGACLTRGKTSEVLVPGDHGSTYGGNPLVCGVAYAVLTELIDNKIIDGVEPRANYIKVKLSMLKEKYPIIEEIRGKGLLIGIKFNKKLPNKEVINEAFNNKFLLVAAGENVVRFFPPLNVTFEELDKGIKKLETVLEILCNSNN; encoded by the coding sequence TTGTTATTAAATGTATATAGTAGATTAAATGTAAATTTTGTAAGTGGAAATGGAGTATATCTATATGATGAGAAAGGAGAAGAGTATCTAGATTTTATATCAGGAATAGCAGTAAATTGTCTAGGACATGCACATCCTACTATATCAAAAGCTCTTAAGGAACAAGGAGAAAAATTAATACATATATCTAACTTATATTATAGTGAGGCTCAAAATAAATTGATGAAAAAATTATTAAATGCTAGCCAATTTGATAGTGTTTTCTTTTGTAATAGTGGAACAGAAGCTAATGAACTAGCAATAAAAATAGCAAGAAAATATGGGAATATGATATCTTCAGAAAAAACAGAGATTATTTATATGAAAAATTCTTTTCATGGAAGAAGTACTGGATCTCTTGCTATAACTGGCCAAAAAAAATATCAAGACCCTTTTAGACCTCTCATACCAAATACAGTAGAAGTTATATTTAATGATATTGATGATTTAAAGAAAAAGATGAGCGAAAAAACTTGTGCTATCATATTAGAACCTATTCAAGGAGAAGGAGGTTTAAAAGAAGTAACTCCAGAGTTTATAAAATTAGCTGAAGAATTATGTAAAAAATATAATTCATTACTAATATTTGATGAAATACAATGTGGTATGGGAAGAACAGGTACTCTATTTGCACATGAACAATTAGGAATAATACCAGATGTTGTAACTATTGCAAAAGCTTTAGGAGGAGGAGTTCCAATAGGTGCTTGCCTAACTAGAGGAAAAACAAGTGAAGTATTAGTTCCAGGAGACCATGGGTCAACTTATGGAGGAAATCCTTTAGTATGTGGAGTGGCTTATGCCGTTTTAACTGAACTAATAGATAATAAAATTATAGATGGGGTAGAGCCAAGGGCTAATTATATAAAAGTAAAATTATCAATGCTTAAAGAAAAATACCCTATTATTGAGGAAATAAGAGGAAAGGGACTTCTAATTGGTATAAAATTTAATAAAAAATTGCCAAATAAGGAGGTTATTAATGAAGCGTTTAATAATAAGTTTCTTTTGGTAGCAGCTGGAGAAAATGTAGTTAGATTTTTTCCGCCTTTAAATGTAACATTTGAAGAGCTAGATAAAGGAATAAAAAAACTTGAAACGGTACTGGAGATTTTATGTAATTCCAATAATTGA
- the argF gene encoding ornithine carbamoyltransferase — MLKNKSFLKIMDFSKEELEYLLELSKSLKEAKKNKCEEKKLVGKNIALIFEKTSTRTRCAYEVAAFDQGANVSYIGPTVSHIGDKESVEDTARVLGSFYDAIQYRGYGQDIVETLSKYSGVPVWNGLTDEYHPTQVLADLLTIQEHKGRLKGIKLAYVGDGRNNVSNSLMIGAAKFGMDFRIATPKELFPNENLIELAKKLADQSGGKITITEDPIEGVKDCDAIYTDVWVSMGEPENIWEERINKLKPYQVNKKLVKNANKDFIFMHCLPAFHDLKTKIGEKMFSKFGLEEMEVTNEIFEGKNSVVFDEAENRLHTIKAVMVATMSD, encoded by the coding sequence ATGCTAAAGAATAAGTCTTTTTTAAAAATAATGGATTTTAGTAAGGAAGAATTGGAATATCTTTTAGAACTTTCTAAGAGTTTAAAGGAAGCAAAGAAAAATAAATGTGAAGAAAAAAAATTAGTTGGAAAAAATATAGCTCTTATTTTTGAGAAAACATCTACAAGAACAAGATGTGCTTATGAAGTTGCTGCCTTTGATCAAGGAGCTAATGTATCATATATAGGACCAACTGTATCTCATATTGGCGATAAAGAATCTGTTGAAGATACAGCAAGAGTTTTAGGTAGTTTTTATGATGCTATACAATATAGAGGTTATGGACAAGATATAGTAGAGACTCTTTCAAAATACTCTGGAGTTCCAGTTTGGAATGGTTTAACTGATGAATATCATCCAACACAAGTTTTAGCTGACTTACTTACAATTCAGGAACATAAAGGAAGATTAAAAGGGATAAAATTAGCATATGTAGGTGATGGAAGAAATAATGTTTCAAATTCTTTAATGATAGGAGCAGCGAAGTTTGGAATGGATTTTAGAATAGCCACTCCAAAAGAACTTTTTCCAAATGAAAATTTAATAGAATTAGCTAAAAAATTAGCAGATCAATCTGGTGGAAAAATTACTATTACTGAAGATCCAATAGAGGGAGTAAAGGATTGTGATGCTATTTATACAGATGTATGGGTATCTATGGGGGAACCAGAAAATATTTGGGAGGAAAGAATAAATAAATTAAAACCATATCAAGTTAATAAAAAATTAGTTAAAAATGCTAATAAAGATTTTATATTTATGCATTGTTTACCAGCTTTTCATGATTTAAAAACAAAGATTGGGGAAAAAATGTTTTCTAAATTTGGTTTAGAAGAGATGGAAGTTACTAATGAAATATTTGAAGGGAAAAATTCAGTTGTTTTCGATGAAGCAGAAAATAGATTACATACAATAAAAGCTGTTATGGTAGCAACTATGTCAGACTAG
- a CDS encoding autotransporter domain-containing protein, translated as MKVNKKYIKNPLFQIFLVILMTSCGGGGGVSGNVRGDTEPIKTSFSGSKNFKADLSNENSSSNINNGERIENIKNINKNDKILKISKLPENLVYDDIVVPQEDLSGQDLVVGILDSNFIQNKEKLKEKYGKIEVLENLKSTYTTHGEEVLDIFLQGITPKVIASSLGEKKDGQNIIKFSLSDYEKIMAEMEKNDTDRKKRLKVFNQSWGASLNANEEKYTFNNSSDRKYKIISSFSEVSLGDIRDIIKSGEKSLEFYEKSINEKNALFVWANGNYDANNQTILNGQLQSAAPLIRSTLEKGWISVVGIDGTNNNNDYPKHLAYSGAVSKWSIAASAEGNIKGRIGSSFAAPRVSNAAVKVGSKFDWMTNNDVRITLFTTTNKVGEGDSLDENIRYLYSTPSNRYGWGVLNIERALKGPGAFWYDLVKLDSKNWDSQEKKYYFTANIPSGTTSYFENNIYGDIGLKKSGEGTLVLTGNNEYTGKSKVENGSLEIYKRHRDGIDVEENGKLVLHNNSVVGYYQYDYGDFSKEYKTLSNKGKVELKGKEAYVGNFENKGGKLYINDGSHLNVLGKANIDSIEVNIYSKEYPLPKGEEKEILVAKNIEGEVKSIGINGMRKVDIDKEDNRLVATISRENVVNYLGDAKENSIDTAKKIEATLEELDEKSISGKLSENDKELGKTIVSMSVDEVKKTTEIVSGEIYASAQALTFIQSQNINRGISNHLSTLKDFYNSDYEWQGWASFQGSDGKLKDDGFASAKTKINGGQFGIDKRIGNSQAGVAISFSNGSANFEKYAGRYKSDSIGLSLYGKKYLDNNFYALGRIGITSFDTTVERSLLTREGKIEAGKINHDDVMLSSYIEFGKHYKYLTPFVGYSMDYLKRGEFSENGASWGIVANNKEYLKQNLNFGLQGEVNVSSYTFTGHLTHQLNIGNRDLSFQGRFTDGKNIHRFKGIEQIQNTTWLGVGVGKKLSNKFELSFNIDLRLDDYKKADTIFMTQLQYRF; from the coding sequence TTGAAAGTTAATAAAAAATATATAAAAAATCCACTATTTCAAATATTTTTAGTCATACTAATGACAAGTTGTGGCGGAGGTGGAGGAGTCTCTGGAAATGTTCGTGGAGATACAGAACCTATAAAAACTAGTTTTTCAGGTAGTAAAAATTTTAAAGCTGATCTTAGCAATGAAAATTCTAGCTCAAATATTAATAATGGAGAAAGAATAGAAAATATTAAAAATATTAATAAAAATGATAAGATTTTAAAAATATCTAAATTACCAGAAAATTTAGTATATGATGATATAGTTGTCCCACAAGAAGATTTAAGTGGGCAAGATTTAGTTGTTGGGATTTTAGATAGTAACTTTATTCAGAACAAAGAAAAGTTAAAAGAAAAATATGGAAAAATAGAAGTTCTTGAAAACTTAAAGTCTACTTATACAACTCATGGAGAAGAGGTTTTAGATATTTTTCTTCAAGGTATTACACCTAAAGTTATAGCGTCTAGCTTAGGTGAAAAAAAAGATGGACAAAATATTATAAAATTTAGCTTAAGTGATTATGAAAAAATAATGGCTGAAATGGAAAAAAATGATACTGATAGAAAAAAAAGATTGAAAGTATTCAATCAATCGTGGGGAGCTAGTCTTAATGCAAATGAAGAAAAGTATACTTTTAATAATTCTTCTGATAGAAAATATAAGATTATATCATCTTTTAGTGAAGTATCATTAGGAGATATAAGAGATATAATAAAGTCTGGAGAGAAATCTTTGGAATTTTATGAGAAATCTATAAATGAGAAAAATGCTCTCTTTGTTTGGGCAAATGGAAACTATGATGCTAATAATCAAACCATTTTAAATGGACAATTACAGAGTGCAGCTCCATTAATAAGAAGTACATTAGAAAAAGGATGGATATCAGTAGTTGGTATAGATGGAACAAATAATAATAATGATTATCCTAAACATTTAGCATATTCAGGTGCAGTCAGTAAATGGAGTATAGCCGCTTCTGCTGAAGGAAATATAAAAGGAAGAATAGGATCTTCTTTTGCTGCTCCTAGAGTTAGTAATGCTGCTGTTAAAGTAGGAAGTAAATTTGATTGGATGACAAATAATGATGTAAGAATAACACTTTTTACTACTACTAATAAGGTGGGTGAAGGTGATTCTTTAGATGAAAATATTAGATATCTTTATTCTACACCATCGAATAGATATGGCTGGGGAGTTCTAAATATTGAAAGAGCTTTAAAAGGACCAGGAGCTTTTTGGTATGACTTAGTAAAACTTGATTCAAAAAACTGGGATTCTCAAGAAAAAAAATATTATTTTACTGCTAATATTCCATCAGGTACAACTTCATATTTTGAAAATAATATATATGGTGATATTGGATTAAAAAAGAGTGGAGAAGGAACTCTAGTTTTAACAGGAAATAATGAATATACTGGTAAAAGTAAAGTTGAAAATGGAAGTTTAGAAATATATAAAAGACATAGAGATGGAATAGATGTAGAAGAAAATGGAAAATTAGTTTTACATAATAATTCAGTAGTAGGTTATTATCAATATGACTATGGAGATTTTTCTAAAGAGTATAAAACTCTTTCAAATAAGGGGAAAGTAGAATTAAAAGGAAAAGAAGCTTATGTTGGAAACTTTGAAAATAAAGGAGGAAAGCTCTATATAAATGATGGTTCTCATTTAAATGTATTGGGAAAGGCAAATATTGATAGTATAGAAGTAAATATTTATTCTAAAGAATATCCACTTCCAAAAGGAGAAGAAAAAGAAATTTTAGTAGCTAAAAATATAGAAGGAGAAGTAAAATCTATTGGAATAAATGGAATGAGAAAAGTAGATATAGATAAAGAGGATAATAGATTAGTAGCAACAATATCTAGGGAAAATGTTGTAAATTATTTAGGAGATGCCAAAGAAAACTCAATAGATACTGCTAAAAAAATAGAAGCTACTTTAGAAGAATTAGATGAGAAATCTATCTCTGGAAAACTTAGTGAAAATGATAAAGAGCTTGGGAAAACAATAGTTTCTATGTCTGTAGATGAAGTAAAGAAAACTACTGAAATTGTTTCAGGAGAAATATATGCTTCAGCACAAGCATTAACTTTTATTCAATCTCAAAATATAAATAGAGGAATTTCAAATCATCTATCTACATTAAAAGATTTCTATAATAGTGACTATGAGTGGCAAGGGTGGGCTTCTTTCCAAGGATCTGATGGAAAATTAAAAGATGATGGTTTTGCTTCTGCTAAAACAAAAATAAACGGAGGACAATTCGGAATAGACAAGAGAATAGGAAATTCTCAAGCAGGAGTAGCGATATCTTTTTCAAATGGTTCTGCTAATTTTGAAAAATATGCTGGAAGATATAAGAGTGATTCGATTGGGTTATCTTTATATGGGAAAAAGTATTTAGACAATAATTTTTATGCTTTAGGGCGTATTGGAATTACTAGCTTTGATACTACTGTTGAACGTAGTCTTTTAACAAGAGAAGGAAAGATAGAAGCAGGAAAGATTAATCATGATGATGTAATGTTATCATCATATATTGAATTTGGAAAACATTATAAATATTTAACTCCTTTTGTAGGATATTCTATGGATTATTTAAAAAGAGGAGAATTTAGTGAAAATGGAGCAAGTTGGGGAATTGTAGCAAATAATAAAGAATATCTAAAACAAAATTTAAATTTTGGACTACAGGGAGAGGTTAATGTTTCAAGTTATACTTTCACAGGTCATTTAACACATCAATTAAATATAGGTAATAGAGATTTAAGTTTCCAAGGACGTTTTACTGATGGTAAAAACATACACAGATTTAAAGGAATAGAGCAAATACAAAATACAACTTGGTTAGGAGTTGGAGTAGGGAAAAAATTAAGCAATAAATTTGAATTATCATTTAACATTGACTTAAGACTGGATGATTATAAAAAGGCTGATACTATATTCATGACACAATTACAATATCGTTTCTAA
- a CDS encoding autotransporter outer membrane beta-barrel domain-containing protein — translation MKKYLGMIFLLSSSLLIAQENFNNLGEIHSKILGNRGKEQFRESIIFKKINRNGYSNSNQYLEYIAEKKSSYDNSSSKYDVKTKGFLMGTNSNILSTPNTYIGVSLGYLKSNLSYNYEDAKVRTYGIDYYFGKNIDNWLIFGKAGYAENKNVYKNYRYRTKDYSLGIETGYTYSLSRKTIFYPYISLDWNQYTTKAHNNIKDNDDRIGSGALGLTYVKEFKEKFLFTLSGEWDYDFSNRKSIRLNNNRKIKELEVGRDTGVFNVKLGYYVYPDLLLSLGYNSFWNKEYYYDMLTLTLTHNF, via the coding sequence ATGAAAAAATATTTAGGAATGATCTTTCTTTTATCATCTTCTCTTCTCATTGCACAAGAAAATTTTAATAATCTGGGGGAAATACACAGTAAAATTTTAGGAAATAGAGGAAAAGAACAATTTAGAGAAAGTATAATATTTAAAAAAATTAATAGAAATGGCTATAGTAATAGTAACCAATATCTTGAATATATTGCTGAAAAAAAGAGTAGCTATGATAATAGTTCATCAAAATATGATGTGAAAACAAAAGGATTTTTGATGGGAACTAATAGTAATATTCTTTCTACTCCTAATACCTATATTGGAGTAAGTCTTGGTTATTTAAAGTCTAACCTTTCCTATAATTATGAAGATGCTAAAGTGAGAACTTATGGTATAGACTACTACTTTGGAAAAAATATAGATAATTGGTTAATATTTGGAAAAGCTGGTTATGCTGAGAATAAAAATGTCTATAAAAATTATAGATATCGTACTAAAGATTATTCTTTAGGAATAGAAACTGGGTATACATACTCTTTAAGCAGAAAAACTATATTTTATCCTTATATTTCTTTAGATTGGAATCAATATACCACAAAGGCACATAATAATATAAAAGATAATGATGATAGAATTGGAAGTGGAGCTTTAGGACTAACTTATGTCAAAGAATTTAAAGAAAAATTTTTATTTACTCTTTCTGGAGAATGGGACTATGATTTTTCTAATAGAAAAAGTATTAGGCTTAATAATAATAGAAAAATAAAAGAACTAGAGGTAGGAAGAGATACTGGAGTATTTAATGTAAAGCTTGGATATTATGTATACCCAGATCTTTTATTAAGTTTAGGTTATAATAGTTTTTGGAATAAAGAATATTACTATGATATGCTTACTTTAACTTTAACTCATAATTTTTAA
- the nfo gene encoding deoxyribonuclease IV, translated as MENKKINKFIGAHVTTTGGVFNAPINANKIGAKAFALFTKNQRRWEAKPLTDEDIMEFKNNLQKYGYSPDYILPHDSYLINLGAEDMEKREKSLNAFIDEIKRCEQLGLKYLNMHPGSHLNEISEEKCIENIANSINKALAATKNVMVVLENTAGQGSNIGYDFAHIGKIIENIEDKTRIGVCLDTCHTLAAGYELKDEFGYNKTMKEFEKYIGFKYLKGIHLNDAKFNTGSKKDRHDSIGKGVLGEEFFIRFMNDSRFDNMPIILETIDDSIWKEEIEYLYSLIK; from the coding sequence ATGGAAAATAAAAAAATAAATAAATTTATTGGGGCACATGTAACAACTACAGGTGGAGTATTTAATGCACCAATCAATGCTAATAAAATAGGTGCAAAAGCTTTTGCACTGTTTACAAAAAATCAAAGAAGATGGGAAGCAAAACCATTAACAGATGAAGATATAATGGAGTTTAAAAACAATCTTCAAAAATATGGTTACTCTCCAGATTATATATTACCTCATGATAGTTATCTTATCAATCTAGGTGCTGAAGATATGGAGAAAAGAGAAAAATCTCTAAATGCTTTTATAGATGAGATAAAAAGATGTGAACAACTTGGCCTTAAGTATCTTAATATGCATCCAGGTAGTCATCTCAATGAGATAAGTGAAGAAAAATGTATAGAAAATATAGCGAACTCTATAAATAAAGCTTTAGCTGCTACAAAAAATGTAATGGTAGTATTAGAAAATACAGCTGGTCAAGGTTCTAATATAGGATATGACTTTGCTCATATAGGAAAAATTATAGAAAATATAGAAGATAAGACTAGAATAGGAGTTTGCCTAGATACTTGTCATACTTTAGCTGCTGGATATGAACTAAAAGATGAATTTGGATATAATAAAACAATGAAAGAATTTGAAAAATATATTGGTTTTAAATATCTAAAAGGAATACATTTAAATGATGCTAAATTTAACACTGGAAGCAAAAAAGATAGGCATGATAGTATAGGAAAAGGAGTTTTAGGAGAGGAATTCTTTATTAGATTTATGAACGATAGTAGGTTTGATAATATGCCAATTATTCTAGAAACTATTGACGATAGTATCTGGAAAGAGGAAATAGAATATCTGTATAGCTTAATAAAATAA
- the argC gene encoding N-acetyl-gamma-glutamyl-phosphate reductase, producing the protein MIKVGIIGVTGYAGQQLLALLIRHKEVKIEFISSNSYHEKNVSEVYCNYKKYFDKKMISQKEAEKSLKEIDVLFIALPHGLSENITKLALENEVKVIDLGADFRLDSSAEYEKWYGVKHLYPKINQEAIYGLPELNSEKIKISRLIASPGCYPTSIILALAPLLSRQLVIENSIIIDSKSGVSGAGRSLKIESLFAEVNENFKAYSLFKHRHTPEIEQELGKIAKNDVSILFTPHLIPINRGILSTIYIDLKQKLSEEEIYSIYNEFYKDAYFIRINNTLPEIKNVKNTNICEIGIRVDIERKKVIIVSVIDNLIKGAGGQAIQSMNIMFGLDEKEGLEYLSMYL; encoded by the coding sequence ATGATAAAAGTAGGAATAATAGGGGTAACAGGATATGCAGGACAACAATTACTAGCTCTTTTAATAAGACATAAAGAAGTAAAAATAGAATTCATATCTTCAAATTCTTACCATGAAAAAAATGTTTCTGAGGTATATTGTAATTATAAAAAATATTTTGATAAAAAAATGATATCACAGAAAGAGGCAGAAAAATCCTTAAAGGAGATAGATGTTTTATTTATAGCTTTACCACATGGTCTATCTGAAAATATAACAAAATTAGCTCTAGAAAATGAAGTGAAAGTTATAGATTTAGGGGCTGATTTTAGATTGGACTCTTCAGCTGAATATGAGAAATGGTATGGAGTTAAACACCTATATCCTAAAATAAATCAAGAAGCTATATATGGCTTACCTGAACTCAATAGTGAAAAAATTAAAATTAGTAGACTAATAGCATCTCCAGGTTGTTATCCAACATCTATAATTTTAGCCTTAGCTCCTTTACTTAGCAGACAACTTGTCATTGAAAACAGTATAATAATAGATTCTAAATCTGGAGTTTCAGGTGCTGGAAGAAGCTTAAAAATAGAATCGTTATTTGCAGAAGTAAATGAGAATTTTAAAGCTTACAGCTTATTTAAGCATAGACATACACCTGAAATTGAGCAAGAATTAGGAAAAATAGCTAAAAATGATGTAAGTATTCTCTTTACTCCTCATCTCATTCCTATAAATAGAGGGATTCTTTCAACAATATATATAGATTTAAAGCAAAAACTAAGTGAAGAAGAAATTTATAGTATATATAACGAGTTTTATAAAGATGCTTATTTTATAAGAATTAATAATACTCTTCCAGAGATAAAAAATGTAAAAAATACTAATATCTGTGAAATTGGAATAAGGGTAGATATTGAAAGAAAAAAAGTAATCATAGTGTCAGTCATAGATAATTTGATTAAAGGTGCTGGTGGACAAGCAATACAATCAATGAATATAATGTTTGGTCTAGATGAAAAAGAAGGACTTGAATATTTATCTATGTATTTATAA
- a CDS encoding cupin domain-containing protein — protein MEKIIKNIEISKSSSLKSQIEYKKDSIEQLILAKNQGVTMILFSFDRGKEIPSHIAPGDAFVNCLEGKGKIILNGVEHILNEGDYIVMPAKEPHSVYALEKFKMLLTIVI, from the coding sequence ATGGAAAAAATTATTAAAAATATAGAAATCTCTAAATCAAGTAGTTTAAAGTCACAAATAGAATATAAAAAAGACTCTATAGAACAACTTATTTTAGCGAAAAATCAAGGAGTTACTATGATTTTATTTTCATTTGATAGAGGGAAAGAGATTCCTAGCCATATAGCTCCAGGAGATGCTTTCGTAAATTGTTTAGAAGGAAAAGGAAAAATTATCTTAAATGGGGTAGAACATATTTTGAATGAAGGGGATTATATTGTGATGCCAGCTAAGGAGCCTCATTCAGTATATGCTCTAGAAAAATTTAAAATGTTACTTACCATTGTAATTTAA
- a CDS encoding GNAT family N-acetyltransferase produces the protein MIRKVKLTDAENIVNIYNYYIKETTVTFEIEELTIKDMEMRIEKTLDSGYPFIVYEEDGKIKGYAYVKKWRERASYKNTLETSVYVDNNMKNNGIGRILYKALIKECKDIGVHVLIGVLSDTNFISKKFHENIGFKKTGHFREVANKFNKFIDVEFWSLILKEAR, from the coding sequence ATGATAAGAAAAGTAAAACTTACAGATGCTGAAAACATTGTAAATATATATAATTACTATATAAAAGAAACAACAGTGACATTTGAAATAGAAGAACTTACTATAAAAGACATGGAAATGAGAATAGAAAAAACCCTTGACTCAGGTTATCCTTTTATTGTCTATGAAGAAGATGGAAAAATAAAGGGATATGCTTATGTAAAAAAATGGAGAGAAAGAGCTTCTTATAAAAATACCTTAGAAACAAGTGTTTATGTAGATAATAATATGAAAAATAATGGAATAGGAAGAATTTTATATAAAGCTTTGATCAAAGAGTGTAAAGATATAGGTGTGCATGTATTAATTGGAGTTTTGTCAGATACAAACTTTATCAGTAAAAAATTTCATGAGAATATTGGCTTTAAGAAAACTGGACACTTTAGAGAAGTTGCTAATAAGTTTAATAAATTTATTGACGTAGAATTTTGGTCTTTAATATTAAAAGAAGCTAGATAG